The DNA region TTTATCTAATTTATTAGCAGCAAGTATTACTATAGGAGTAACACCAAATCCTTTTGCCAATTTACTAGAACTCATGAAAAATGATTTCCAAAACAAAGGATATGAGCTAAAAATAATAGAATTTTCAGATTATATACTACCTAATCGTGCTTTAGAAGAAAAAGAACTTGATGCTAATTTATACCAACACAAGTCTTTTTTAGAAGCATATAATGCAAAAAGAAATGCAAATTTAATTGCAACAACACCTGTAATCATAGCACCCATAGGAATTTATAGTAAAAAAATTAAAAATTTACAAGACCTTAAAAAAGGTTCTAAAGTTGCTATACCAAATGATGCTACCAATGAAAATAGAGCTTTAGAACTTTTAGAAAAAGCTGGTTTAATCAATTTAAATCAAAACTCATTAAAAACCTTACTTGATATCAATAAAAATCCTAAAAATCTTAAATTTATAGAACTCAAAGCCGCTCAACTTCCAAGATCTTTAGATGATGTTGATATAGCTATTATTAATTCCAATTATGCTCTTGATGCAGGACTTAATCCAAGCAAAGATACTCTTTTTCGAGAAGATAAAAATAGCCCTTATGTAAATTATGTTGTAGTACGCTCAGAAGATAAAAATAGCATTAAAACTCAAATTATTGATGAAATTTTAAGAAGTGATAAATTTAAAGCTATTATTGATAAATATTACAAAGATATATTAATTCCCGCTTTTTAAAATTTCAATAAACCTAAAAAATCAATGTCATTATTATAAATAATTTAATTTTCTTGCAATCTTTATGATAATGGCACTAAAAATTTCGAACCAATAAAATATCATAAATAACAAAATCCAAACTTTCTAAAAAATCATAAATAACATTTAAAACTATCTTATAAATTTATTATTTTATAATAAATTTATATTTTTATTAATTTATTTTTAAATTAAAATTATATAACAAGACTTTTACCATTATCTTTTAAGTATACAAAAAATCTTTTTAAGTACTTTATTAAGTTTATAAAAGTAAAATACTTCATTATTTAAACCATTGGAATATAAATGAAAATTATTTTTTTAATTCTCTTTACTTTATTAAATTTCTCTCAAGCATCAAATTTAGAATTAGTAAAAATAGCCCTAGAAAAAGAATTTAAAAATAACTTTCCCAAAATTATCATTTCACAAATTGATTTAAAAGCAAAATCCCTACCAAAAGACTTTGAACAATACACTTTATTAAGAATTGCTAATGGGCGTTTTAACCAAGCTCAAGGTTTTTTAAGAGCCGAATTTAAAACTCCTCAAAACATCCAAAAAAATATTTTTTTTAGATATTTTATCCAAGCAAATTTAGAAGTATTAAAAAGCCAACGCATAATCAAAAAAGGAGATAAACTTAAACCTTTTGATTATAAAAATGTCTTAATTGATTTTAATAAAGTTCCTTTAAATGCTTTAACTTTAGATGATGCAAATAATCTTACAGCTAAAAGCAATATCAATAAAAATAGAATTTTAAAAACAAATATGTTTAAAATCACCGCTTTAATACACAAAAACGATCCTATTATAGGAGTTTTAAGTGAAGGAAATGTCGATGTTTTAATCGAACTTATAGCTCTACAAAATGGTAATATGGGAGAAAAAATTCGTGCAAAAAATAAAGAAGGTAAAGTCATGCAAGGTATTATTATAGGAAAAAATAGGATGATTTTACAATGAAAATCTTATTGGGTATTTCTGGATCAAGCAGTGTTTATTTAGGTCTTAAATTGCTAAAACATTTAGAAAATAAATGCGAACTTTATTGTATTTTAACCCAAGGATCAAAAATAAGTTTTCAAGCTGAAAACAAAACAAACTTAGAAGAAATTTGCCAAAAAAAATTCAAAAATACTCATTTTTTAAATGATAATGATTTAAGTTTAAGCGTAGCAAGCGGATCTTTTGGTATAGAAAAAACCATTATTGCGCCCTGTTCTATTTCAAGCTTAGCTAAAATTCATGCAGGCTTTGCTGATACACTTTTAATGCGTGCAGCAGCAGTAGCTTTAAAAGAAAGAAAAAAATTAATTTTAGCTATACGCGAAATGCCTTTTTCAACACTTAATTTAGAACACATGCTAAAACTTAGCCAAATGAATGTTATTATAGCCCCCCCTGTATTTGCAAGCTATTCTAAAATAGATAATTTGCAAGATTTAGAAAATTTTATTATAGGTAAATGGCTAGATCTTTTAGAAATAAAACATGATTTATATAAAAAATGGCAAAATTTTTAGTTTAAATTTGCTATATTTTTAAAAAAAATTGGAGCCAAAATGACTTGCTTATATCCTGGAACTTTTGATCCTATTACAAATGGACATTTAGATGTAATCAAACGTGCTTTAAAAATTTTTGATAAAGTGATCATAGCTATAGCAAAAAGCGAATATAAAAAACCTTGCTACACACTAGAAAAACGCAAGCAATTAACTATTCTTGCTACACAAAATTTAACTAAGGTTGAAATTATAACTTTTGATAATTTACTTATAGATTTAGCTAAAGAATTAAAAACTAATACCATTATAAGAGGACTTAGAGCAGTAAGTGATTTTGAATATGAATTACAAATTGGCTATGCAAATCATGCACTTTGGGATGAAATTGAAACCATTTATTTAATGCCTAATTTAAAAAATGCTTTCATATCAAGCTCTATAGTACGTTCTATAGTAGCACACCATGGAGATGTAAGCTCCCTTGTTCCAAAAGAAATTTTACCTTTTTTAAAGGATGAAAATTGTATGTAGCATTTGAAGGCATAGATTGTGTAGGTAAAAGCACACAAATTACTCTTTTAAAAGAGACCTATAAAGATGGTATTTTTACACTTGAACCCGGTGGAACAGAACTTGGAAAATATCTGCGTCAAATTTTATTAAATAAGAATAATAAAATCAGTAAAAAAAGTGAACTTTTACTTTTTTTAGCAGATCGTGCACAACATTTTGAAGAAGTCTTAAAACCCAATAAAAACAAGCTTATCATTAGTGATAGAAGTTTTATTTCAGGTATGGCTTATGCACAAGATTTTGATAATCATTTACTTTTTTCTTTAAATCGTTTTGTTTTAGAAGAATTTTTTCCACAAAAAATAATCTTTTTGAAAGCCGATAAAAAACTCATTAAAGAACGCTTAGGTCAAAAAAAACTAGATAATATAGAAAAACGTGGGGTGGAGTATTTTTTAAACGTACAAAACAAACTTGAAAAGGTTTTAGAATTCTTAAATCAAAATATTCAAATAAAAATTTTAAAATTAAATGCCAATCAAAACAAAGAAATTTTACATCAAGAAATAAAGGAATTTTTACAATGATAAAAGCCTTAAAAGGAATGAAAGATTTATTAGATAAAGATGCGTACTACTATGAAAAAATAATAAAAATCTCTGAAGAAGTAGTAAAAAATTATGGATTTAGTTTTATTAACATACCTCATTTAGAACTTTGTAAACTTTTCAAAAGAAGTGTAGGAGAAAGCTCTGATATAGTTGGTAAAGAAATGTACGAATTTATTGATAAAGGAGAAAATCATGTTTGCATGCGTCCTGAAGGTACAGCTGGAGCAGTACGCGCTTATATAGAAAGCAAAATGGATAAAACAAACATGCAAAAACGCTGGTTTTATCATGGTTCTATGTTTCGCTATGAAAGACCACAAAAAGGACGTTTAAGAGAATTTCATCAATTTGGTGTTGAAAGTTTTGGAAATGCAAGCGTTTATGAAGATGCAAGCATAATTTTGATATTAGTAGAAATTTTTTCACGCTTAGATATTAAATTTAAACTTTTAATTAATTCTTTAGGTTGCTCACAATGCATGCAAGCATATCGTAAAAAATTATTACTTTTTTTAGATACTAAAGAAGGTTTTTGTGAAGATTGTTTACGTAGAAAAAACTTAAACCCTATTCGTATTTTAGATTGCAAAAATGAACAATGTCAAAATTTACTCACCCTTGCTCCTCTTTTAAATGACAATTTATGCTTCTCTTGTCAACAAGATTTTAAAATTTTACAAAATATTTTAAAAGAAAATAAAATTGATTTTCAAATTGATACAAAATTAGTTAGAGGGCTTGATTATTATTCTAAAACAGCTTTTGAATTTATTAGTGATGAAATTGGAGCAAAAGCTGCTATTGCAGGAGGTGGACGTTATGACAAACTTATTGAACACCTTGGAGGAAAAAGTGGGTTTGGAATCGGTTTTGCTATGGGTATAGAAAGACTTATTGCTATTTTAGAACAAAAAGAAGAAAAACAAAAACGATTAGGAATTTATCTTTGTTCCTTAGATGAAATTTATATCAATAAAATTTTTAATATAGCTACAAAACTGAGAAAAAAACATCAAGTTATCTTAAGTTATGAAGCAAAAAAACTTACTAAACATCTTGAATATGCTGATAAAAATCATACTCAAATTTTTCTTTGTATGGGAGAAAATGAAGCAAAAAATGAAACTTTATTTTATAAGAATTTAGAACATAAAAGAGAACAAATAATTAAAATTTCAGATTTAGAGAAAGTTTTATAATGGACTATGGTATTAATATTTGGGGAAATAACAATTTTATCATTAAAAATGGTAAGGTTTGCATAAATCATGAAAAAAAACCTGCTATTATAGATATAGTAAAAGAATTAAGAGATGATGGCTACAAAGGTCCTTTATTATTAAGATTTCCTCATCTTATTCAACAACAAATTGAAAATATTTATGGAAATTTTAGTAAAGCAAGAAAGGAATTTAATTATAAGGGTGGTTTTAACGCAGTTTACCCTTTAAAAGTAAATCAATATCCTGGTTTTGTAAAAAATCTAGTAAAACTTGGAAAAGATTATAATTATGGGCTTGAAGCAGGTTCAAAAGCAGAACTTTTACTTGCTATGGCTTATAATAACGAAGGTGCACCTATTAGCGTTAATGGTTTTAAAGATAGAGAACTTATAAATATAGGCTTCATAGCCGCTGAAATGGGGCATAATATCACCTTAACCATAGAAGGACTTAATGAACTTGAAGCCATTATTGATATAGCTAAAGAACGCTTTAAACCTAAACCAAACATAGGTTTACGTATACGTTTACATTCTGCTGGTGTTGGTATTTGGGCTAAAAGTGGTGGGATACATTCTAAATTTGGACTTACTTCAACTGAACTTATAGAAGCAGTTAATTTGCTTAAAAAAAATAAACTCTTAGATCAATTTACCATGATACATTTCCATCTAGGTTCTCAAATTACAGAAATTCATCCCTTAAAAAAAGCTTTAAATGAAGCGGGTAATATTTATACAGAACTTAGAAAAATGGGAGCTAAAAATCTAAAAGCTATTAATCTTGGTGGCGGTTTAGCCGTAGAATATTCACAATTTAAAAATGAAAAAAATAGAAATTATACCCTAAGAGAATATGCTAATGATGTAGTTTTTATCTTAAAAAATATTGCAGAACAAAAAAAAGATCTTGAACCTGATATTTTTATAGAAAGTGGACGTTTTATTGCAGCAAATCATGCTGTTTTAGTAGCACCTGTATTAGAACTCTTCTCACAAGAATATGCAGAAAATAAACTTTTACTTAAAGAAAAAAATCCTAAACTTATTGATGAACTTTATGATCTTTATAAAAGCATTAAACCCTCAAATGCTTTAGAATATTTACACGATAGCATAGATCACCTAGAAAGTATTTTAACGCTTTTTGATTTAGGCTATGTCGATTTACAAGATCGTTCAAATGCAGAAATCTTAACCCATTTAATTACAAAAAAAGCTATTTTACTCTTAGGTGATAAACAAAATCCTGCAGATTTACTCGCTATACAAGATGAAGTACAAGAAAGATATTTAGTGAATTTTTCACTTTTCCAAAGCATACCTGATTTTTGGGGATTAGAACAAAATTTCCCTATCATGCCACTTGATCGTTTAGATGAAAAACCTAATAGAAGCGCAAGCATTTGGGATATAACTTGTGATAGCGATGGAGAAATTTCATATTCTAAAAATAAACCTTTATTTTTACATGATATAGATGTAGAAAAAGAAAATTATTTTCTAGGATTTTTTCTTGTAGGTGCTTATCAAGAAGTACTTGGAATGAAGCACAATCTTTTTACTCATCCTACAGAAGCTATTATTAGCATTAATGAAAAAGGTTATGAAATTGAAGGTATTATAGAGGCACAATCCATACTTGATACACTCGAAGATTTAGACTATGATATTCATACTATCATGAATAAACTTAATGAACGTATAGGCAATTCCAAATTGGTTAATGAAAAACAAAAAAAACATATTTTAGGTGAACTTTATCTTTTTTTAAATGACAATGGATATTTAAAAAATATAGGTAAAAAAGAAGTTTAAAAAATAAATCTCACAACAATAAAACTCCCTAAAATCTCTTTCAAAAAGAGATTTTTACACTATATTAATTTAAAATATAAGATGACCTAATTTTAAAGAATATTTTTAATTATACATAAAATTTTATGTATAATTGATTATTAACAAATCTCTACACTATTAAAACAATAATTGAAATTTTAATTTGATTTTATATTACAAAATGTGTTTTTCTGCTAGAATTAAGCAAAAAAATAAAGGATTATAAAATGCTTGCACAAAGATCTCAGGTTTTAGAAGAATCTATTACTTTAGCTATCACAGCTCTTGCTAATGAACTTAAGGCTAAAGGAGAAGATATTATCAGTTTTTCAGCAGGAGAACCTGATTTTGATACTCCACAAATTATCAAAAATGCAGCTATAGCTGCCATAGAAAAAGGTTGTGGTAAATACACTGCAGTTGCAGGAATAAATGAAGTTTTAAAAGCCATACAAAATAAACTCAAAAAAGACAATCAACTCGATTATGAAATTAACGAAATCATTACAAATGTAGGAGCAAAACATTCACTTTTTCAATGCATAGAATGTTTAATTGAAAAAAATGACGAAGTTATCATCCCTAGTCCTTATTGGGTAAGCTATCCTGAAATGGTAAAATTTGCTGGAGGAATACCTGTTTTTATAGAAGGTTTAGAAGAAAATGGATTTAAAATTACTCCTACGCAACTACAAAATGCTATTACAAGTAAAACAAAAATGTTAATACTCAACTCCCCTTCAAATCCCGTAGGATCGATTTATTCTAAAGAGGAATTAGTGCAAATTGCTAAGGTCTTAAAAAATACAAATATTACAGTTTTAAGTGATGAAATGTATGAAAAGCTTTGTTATGATAACTTTCATTTTACCGCTTTTGCAAGTGTAAGTAAAGATGCACTTGAACGTAGCATAACTATAAATGGCTTAAGCAAATGCTGCGCTATGCCAGGATGGCGTTTTGGCTATATGGCAAGTAAAAACAAAGCTTTAATTTCAGCTATAAAAAAACTTCAAGGGCAAAGCACTTCAAATATTTGTTCCATCACACAACATGCTGCTATACCTGCTTTAAATGGAGAATGTGATGAGGACATAGAAAAGATGCGTCAAATTTTTGAAAAACGTCGTAATTTAGCCTTAAATTTATTAAATAAAATACCAAATATTAGTGTCTATAAACCAGAAGGAGCCTTTTATCTTTTTGTAAATATACAAAAAATTGAAAAAGACTCAATGCAATTTTGTAAAAAATTACTAGAACAAGAAAAAGTTGCCCTTGTTCCAGGTATTGGTTTTGGAATGGATGGATACTTTAGAATTTCTTATGCTACAAGTGATGAGCTTATTGAAAAAGGTATAAAAAGAATCAGTAATTTTATTAAAAATTATAAATAATTCTAAATTTAAAACCCAAATCTTAGCTTTTTAAAAGCTAAGATTATAAAAAATACAATAAAAATTAATTTTTTTTAAGTACTGTATTAATTCTTTGAATTTTATCTAGTTTATTTAAACTAAGTCTTATTATAGTATCATCTAATCCACCTAAAGAATGTGGCACATTTGCTTTTAAACTTATCATATCTAAAGTGTTCAATTCTAATCTTTGATCTTTTGCTTCAAGCCAAATTTTCCCACTTAAAACCTGGATACGAATGGCAAATGGAGCCTTATGTTCTTTCATTATGCTATCTTTAGCAAGCAAAATTTGAATTTCTTTACTGTATTCATCATCAATTAAAACATTGATTTTTACTTCTTTAGGAATAAATTGAACCTTGTTCCATTGAATCATTTCCATCAAATCTCCTTTTTATTTTTATAAAATTGTAACAAAAAGTAAAATATAGACTATAAACTTATGTTAATTCTACTCTTATTTTAAATAAAAATTTTATTAACTATTTTTTACAAAATATCTCATCACTTTAAAATCAAATATACAACAAAAAACAAACTCTCTTTTATAAAAATTAACAAGCATTAAGTATTAACCCCCTATTTTAGTTTTCATTTTCTTAGTTTTCAAACATTGTTTTATTAAAAAATCTTACATTCAAATTCTATTTTTTATTCAATACTCAATATGAAAATTATATTTTTCAAAATCATTACAAATTATATTAAATATAATATTTGATATTTTATTTTTAATTTCATTATTTTTATTAAATTATTTAAAAAGTCCAAAATTAAATTCAAAAATATCTTCAATTTTCTTTTCCAAAAGATTTTCAAATACTATATAGCAATTTTACTCATAAAATTTATTCCATCTATCAAATAATAATTTAAATTTTATTTTATGGATAGTTTAAGATATATAAATGCGCCACCACATATTAAATTAAAACACTTTCCTTTTCACTTCGCCATCTAACTATATATCAATATTTAGCATTCTTCAAACTTCACTAATTCAATTCAATAGTTTACAAACAAAAGCATTCATTGAATGAAAACTATCATCAAAATAATAAATTAAAAATTTTATTTTATATTTCTTAAACTATCTTTTTTCATATTTTATTATTTTATAAATTAATTGTGCTACATACGACTAATAAATAGATTTTCTTTACATTTTTCATCTAAAAATTTGTAATTTGCTCTTACTTTTTTAGTAGTAAAAAAAGGAATTTTAAGATTTCTCAAAAATTCGTTGTATTATTATATCTAAGTTGAACTATTTGCAATATTTATAAATAAAAAAGAAGTATTAAAAACTTTAAAAATTTATCATTTCCCATTTTTACTCTTAAAGCCAAAAATTTACTAACACAAACTCGATCTTTAAGAACAAAAAATATTTTTGTAAGATAAAGACATAAAAATATTTTTTTTGAAATCTTACCCTGTCTCTTTTAAACGCGACTTTATTTGTTAAAAATATTTACCCGTTCTACTCTTTATATTTTCAAACCCGATTCTAAAATTCACATCATTACTTTTTTTTGATTTTTAAAAAAGTAATATGTTTTAGTCTTTACGCCTCTTAGCATTTCACCTAAGCCATTTTATGCTACTATTTTTCAAATTTTTCATTACATAATTTCACTCAAAAGATCTTGTATTTTTTTTTCTAATTCTTTTAATTCATTATTTATCTCATCTAATTTTCTTAATGGAGTATAAGTATAAAAATATCTGTTAAATAAAATTTCATAACCCACGCTCGTACTATCCCAAGCTATCCAAGAGTTCTTAATATAAGGTTTTACCTCTGTATCATAGTAACTTTGTATATTTATTTTAAGTGGAATTTTTTCTGTATTATTATTTTTATCACTGTCAATGATAAGATTTTCTTCGCTTTTTTTAAGTTTTACTCCTAAAAAATCTATAAACTCTTTTCTATTTTTGAAATCTTGTGCATTTTGTTCTAAAATTTTTAGTTTTTCTAAAATTTTTTCTTTATCTTTAAGTTTTTTGAATTTTTCATCATCTTTTAAAACTTCTATACTTTTTGGCTTTTCTATAATAATTTTAGTATAACCAAAGTCTTCATTATCATAAATTTTACAATCTTCATTAGAAATATTTTCTAAAAATAATTTAGTAATTTCTCCTATATGTTCTTTACTCATTTCATTTTGTTTAAAACCTAAAGATTTTTTCATCTTAGAAAAATATTTATCATTTGCAGCATTTATAAGCTGAACCTTACCTTTTTTATATTCTGGTTTTTTATTAGTAATAATCCATATAAAAGTAGGAATTGCCGTATTGTAAAATATATTTGTAGGTAAAGCGATTATAGCTTCAAGATAGTCATTTTCTATAATATGTTTTCTTATAGCTACCATACCACTATCTGAATTAAAAAGCGATGAACTATTATGCACACTTGCAATACGAGAACCCAAAGAAGTATCAAATTTCATTTTACTAAGCATATTAAGCAAAAACATCATTTGCCCATCACTTTTACTTGTAATACCCACGTTAAATCTTGGATCATTGCAACTTGAATTAAAACCCTTTTTTTCAACACCTAAAATCTTTTGATCATTTTCCCAAGACCTACCATAAGGCGGATTGCTAAGCATAAAATCAAATTTCAAATTTTGCTGATCATTACTTAACGTTGAACCAAATTTAATATGATTTGGATCTTCGCCTTTTATTAGCATATTTGCTTTACATATAGCATAAGCTTCTGGATTAATTTCTTGTCCATAAAGATAAATATTTGCATTTGATTGTATAAAACCATTAGAATCTGTGATAAATTCTTTCGATTCAGCAAGTATTCTGCCACTTCCACAAGCATTATCATAAACAAGATATGTTCCTTGTTTGATTTGCTCTTTTACAGGTAAAAATACAAGATGAGTCATAAGCTCTATAATTTCTATTGGTGTAAAATGCTCTCCAGCTTCTTCATTATTTTCCTCATTAAATTTACGAATAAGCTCTTCAAATATATATCCCATACCAAGATTGCTTAAACCTTTATGAATAATATTACCTTTTTCATCTAAGATATCTTTTATACTAAAATTTACCTTAGGAGAACAAAATCTTTCTATAACACCAAAAAGTATATTTGCTTCTTCTAAGGTATCAAGTTGATTTTTAAATTTAAATTTAGAGATTATATCTTTGATATTACCAGTAAAACAATCAAGATAATTTTCAAAATTTATTCTTATATTTTTTGGATCATTTAAAAGAGTTTGCAAGGTAAATTGAGAATAATTAATTCCCCCCCCCCCATAGTTCTTTTACAATTGGAAAAGTATCTAAATTTTGTATTTGATCCTTATATTGATTATAAATTTTTATGGCTTCATCTTTTTTAGGTTCTAAAAGAGCATCTATTCTTCTTATAATCGTCATAGGTAGTATAATATCACGGTATTTACTCTTTGTATAAACATCACGGAGCAAATCATCTGCTACGCTCCATATAAAATTCACAATACTTTGAAACTGGTTTACATCCATAAATATCTTTCCTTAATGTTCTATAAAAATGTATTAAATATATTATATAAATTACTCTAAAAAAACATTTAAAAAACCACTAAGTAAAGATAAAATGTAGAAAAATCAAGCCTATTTTGGCTTGATTTGAAGAAATTAAAAGCTTATTCTACTTCAGCATCAATAACATCATCATCTTTTTTCTTTTTATCATTAGCTGTATTTGTTTCATCTTTTTTATACATATTTTCAGCTAATTTATGAGAAACTTCACTTAAAACTTTCATTTTAGCTTCAATTTCTTCTTTGCTTGCATTTTGATTTTTTAAAGTTTCACGCAAATCATCTAGTGCTTTTTGTATATTTTCTCTATCAACTTGAGGAATTTTTTCTCCAAGCTCATTTAAAGATTTTTCTACTTGATGAGCTAAGCTATCAGCTGAATTTCTAGCATCTACTGCTTCTTTGCGTTTCTTATCTTCTTCTTTATGAAGTTCGGCATCTTTTACCATATTATTTATCTCTTCTTCACTAAGTCCACTTGAACCTGTAATTTTAATTTCTTGTGCTTTGCCAGTAGCTTTATCTTTTGCCGAAACAGTTAAAATACCATTAGCATCAATATCAAAAGTTACCTCAATTTGTGGCATACCGCGTGGTGCTGGCGGAATCCCTTCAAGATTAAAATTACCCAAAGATTTATTATCGCGACTAAATTCTCTCTCACCTTGCAAAACATTGATTGTAACAGCACTTTGATTATCTTCAGCAGTTGAGAAAACTTGTTCTTTTTTAGTTGGAATAGTTGTACCTTTTTCAATAATTTTAGTCATCACACCTCCTAAAGTTTCAATACCTAAAGAAAGTGGAGTAACATCAAGTAAAAGCACATCTTTAACATCACCTTTTATAACAGCACCTTGAATTGCAGCACCAATAGCTACTACTTCATCTGGATTTACTGATTTATTTAAATCTTTAGCAAAAGCTTTTTTTACTTCTTCTTGCACTAAAGGAACACGCGTAGAACCTCCAACCATTACAATTTCTTTAATCTCATCTTTTTTAAGACCTGCATCACTTACGACTTCATTAATTTTAGTAATAGTTTCAGCGACTAGAGAATCAATCATACTTTCAAATTTAGCTCGAGTTAATTTTTTCACTAAATGTTTTGGACCACTTGCATCTGCTGTAATAAATGGTAAATTAATTTCAGTTTCATTAGCAGAACTTAATTCTTTTTTAGCATTTTCTGCAGCTTCTTTTAAGCGTTGCAAAGCCATTACATCATTTTTAAGATCTATACCTGTTTCATCTTTAAATTCATTTGCTAAAAAATCTATAAGCTTATTATCAAAATCATCTCCACCTAAAAAAGCATTACCACCAGTTGCTAAAACTTCTACAACATTATCTCCAGTTTCAAGTACAGTAACATCAAATGTTCCACCACCCAAATCATAAACTACAATCTTTTCACTGTCTTTTTTATCAAGTCCATAAGCTAAAGCTGCTGAAGTAGGTTCATTAATAATTCTTAACACATTAAGACCTGCTATAGTTCCTGCTTCTTTTGTTGCTTTTCTTTGGGCATCATTAAAATATGCAGGCACAGTAATAACTGCATCAGTAATACTTTCACCCAAAAAAGCTTCAGCATCTTCTTTTAATTTCATTAAAACCTTTGCTGAAATTTCTTGTGGAGTATAAATTTTTCCTGCAATCTCTATAGCGCAAGCACCATTTCTTTCAGTAATATGATAAGGAAGTCTATTTTTAGCCTCCTTAGCTGCATCTTCATTAACCATCAAACCCATAATTCTTTTAATAGAATAAATAGTTTTTTCAGGATTAGTTACAGCTTGACGCTTTGCACTATCACCTACTAAAACC from Campylobacter hepaticus includes:
- the speA gene encoding biosynthetic arginine decarboxylase, yielding MMDYGINIWGNNNFIIKNGKVCINHEKKPAIIDIVKELRDDGYKGPLLLRFPHLIQQQIENIYGNFSKARKEFNYKGGFNAVYPLKVNQYPGFVKNLVKLGKDYNYGLEAGSKAELLLAMAYNNEGAPISVNGFKDRELINIGFIAAEMGHNITLTIEGLNELEAIIDIAKERFKPKPNIGLRIRLHSAGVGIWAKSGGIHSKFGLTSTELIEAVNLLKKNKLLDQFTMIHFHLGSQITEIHPLKKALNEAGNIYTELRKMGAKNLKAINLGGGLAVEYSQFKNEKNRNYTLREYANDVVFILKNIAEQKKDLEPDIFIESGRFIAANHAVLVAPVLELFSQEYAENKLLLKEKNPKLIDELYDLYKSIKPSNALEYLHDSIDHLESILTLFDLGYVDLQDRSNAEILTHLITKKAILLLGDKQNPADLLAIQDEVQERYLVNFSLFQSIPDFWGLEQNFPIMPLDRLDEKPNRSASIWDITCDSDGEISYSKNKPLFLHDIDVEKENYFLGFFLVGAYQEVLGMKHNLFTHPTEAIISINEKGYEIEGIIEAQSILDTLEDLDYDIHTIMNKLNERIGNSKLVNEKQKKHILGELYLFLNDNGYLKNIGKKEV
- the flgA gene encoding flagellar basal body P-ring formation chaperone FlgA → MKIIFLILFTLLNFSQASNLELVKIALEKEFKNNFPKIIISQIDLKAKSLPKDFEQYTLLRIANGRFNQAQGFLRAEFKTPQNIQKNIFFRYFIQANLEVLKSQRIIKKGDKLKPFDYKNVLIDFNKVPLNALTLDDANNLTAKSNINKNRILKTNMFKITALIHKNDPIIGVLSEGNVDVLIELIALQNGNMGEKIRAKNKEGKVMQGIIIGKNRMILQ
- a CDS encoding MetQ/NlpA family ABC transporter substrate-binding protein; the protein is MKLYKIILFICILNLSNLLAASITIGVTPNPFANLLELMKNDFQNKGYELKIIEFSDYILPNRALEEKELDANLYQHKSFLEAYNAKRNANLIATTPVIIAPIGIYSKKIKNLQDLKKGSKVAIPNDATNENRALELLEKAGLINLNQNSLKTLLDINKNPKNLKFIELKAAQLPRSLDDVDIAIINSNYALDAGLNPSKDTLFREDKNSPYVNYVVVRSEDKNSIKTQIIDEILRSDKFKAIIDKYYKDILIPAF
- the tmk gene encoding dTMP kinase, encoding MYVAFEGIDCVGKSTQITLLKETYKDGIFTLEPGGTELGKYLRQILLNKNNKISKKSELLLFLADRAQHFEEVLKPNKNKLIISDRSFISGMAYAQDFDNHLLFSLNRFVLEEFFPQKIIFLKADKKLIKERLGQKKLDNIEKRGVEYFLNVQNKLEKVLEFLNQNIQIKILKLNANQNKEILHQEIKEFLQ
- the hisS gene encoding histidine--tRNA ligase — encoded protein: MIKALKGMKDLLDKDAYYYEKIIKISEEVVKNYGFSFINIPHLELCKLFKRSVGESSDIVGKEMYEFIDKGENHVCMRPEGTAGAVRAYIESKMDKTNMQKRWFYHGSMFRYERPQKGRLREFHQFGVESFGNASVYEDASIILILVEIFSRLDIKFKLLINSLGCSQCMQAYRKKLLLFLDTKEGFCEDCLRRKNLNPIRILDCKNEQCQNLLTLAPLLNDNLCFSCQQDFKILQNILKENKIDFQIDTKLVRGLDYYSKTAFEFISDEIGAKAAIAGGGRYDKLIEHLGGKSGFGIGFAMGIERLIAILEQKEEKQKRLGIYLCSLDEIYINKIFNIATKLRKKHQVILSYEAKKLTKHLEYADKNHTQIFLCMGENEAKNETLFYKNLEHKREQIIKISDLEKVL
- the coaD gene encoding pantetheine-phosphate adenylyltransferase; amino-acid sequence: MTCLYPGTFDPITNGHLDVIKRALKIFDKVIIAIAKSEYKKPCYTLEKRKQLTILATQNLTKVEIITFDNLLIDLAKELKTNTIIRGLRAVSDFEYELQIGYANHALWDEIETIYLMPNLKNAFISSSIVRSIVAHHGDVSSLVPKEILPFLKDENCM
- a CDS encoding UbiX family flavin prenyltransferase → MKILLGISGSSSVYLGLKLLKHLENKCELYCILTQGSKISFQAENKTNLEEICQKKFKNTHFLNDNDLSLSVASGSFGIEKTIIAPCSISSLAKIHAGFADTLLMRAAAVALKERKKLILAIREMPFSTLNLEHMLKLSQMNVIIAPPVFASYSKIDNLQDLENFIIGKWLDLLEIKHDLYKKWQNF